One Aegilops tauschii subsp. strangulata cultivar AL8/78 chromosome 7, Aet v6.0, whole genome shotgun sequence genomic window carries:
- the LOC109766601 gene encoding uncharacterized protein: MAIKGIDAAEDDAREDETRRRWEGALLDAACYGDLDLVARMVEALGMPTAAVRSTSGHGALHVAAANCRTRICCYLVQDLGFPVDPLSDTGETPLLLAATLGHTATAACLLAHGASPHAQDHDGETPLQWAAYNGDLELATLLLDRGADVAVATPRGTVLHVAATQAHPNVVAFLLRHGADPNKLVCRVFTPLVSSILGGFLEYMKMIIQAGANVNTGGSSGTVPLLVACSRRGNIWLVECLLEAGADPNITDELGRLPIEIAAVHAERKVVRALFPVTQRPTTVLGWSVASIVRRVKSASYRERLECTRKDELKLQGNKAFEIKDYDAAIPLYSMALKLDDTDATLYSNRSICWLHLGDGDEALSDAQACTRVWPDWEKGYYRQGMAFHLLEDYVSACAAFSKALELDPGNPIIINALRDVSGRVDRVARSPC, translated from the exons atggctataaaag GCATCGATGCGGCCGAGGACGACGCGCGGGAAGACGAAACGCGGCGGCGGTGGGAGGGCGCGCTCCTCGACGCGGCCTGCTACGGCgacctcgacctcgtcgcca GGATGGTGGAGGCGCTCGGCATGCCCACCGCCGCCGTCCGGTCGACGAGCGGCCACGGGGCGCTGCACGTGGCCGCGGCCAACTGCAGGACACGCATCTGCTGCTACCTCGTCCAGGATCTCGGCTTCCCCGTCGACCCCCTCTCCGACACCGGTGAGACGCCGCTGCTCCTGGCGGCCACGCTCGGCCACACCGCGACGGCGGCCTGCCTCCTGGCGCACGGCGCCAGCCCGCACGCCCAAGACCACGACGGCGAGACGCCGCTCCAGTGGGCCGCCTACAA TGGGGACCTCGAGCTGGCGACGCTGCTCCTGGACAGAGGCGCCGACGTGGCCGTGGCGACCCCCCGTGGCACGGTGCTGCACGTCGCCGCCACGCAGGCGCACCCGAACGTTGTCGCCTTCCTGCTGCGCCATGGTGCCGAT CCGAACAAGCTCGTCTGCCGTGTCTTCACACCCTTGGTCTCATCGATTCTTGGCGGCTTTCTGGAATACATGAAGATGATCATTCAG GCCGGGGCTAATGTTAACACCGGTGGATCTTCTGGAACGGTCCCTCTCTTGGTAGCATGCAGCCGCCGCGGCAACATCTGGCTCGTCGAGTGCTTGCTGGAAGCCGGAGCAGATCCAAACATTACTGATGAA CTTGGTAGGTTGCCGATAGAAATCGCCGCTGTCCATGCTGAAAGGAAAGTTGTTCGAGCTCTGTTTCCTGTGACTCAACGCCCTACAACTGTGCTTGGTTGGAGTGTTGCTAGCATAGTGAGACGTGTAAAATCTGCTTCTTACAGGGAGCGG CTGGAATGTACGAGGAAGGATGAACTAAAACTACAAGGAAACAAGGCCTTTGAAATCAAGGACTACGATGCGGCGATTCCTCTGTACAGCATG GCACTGAAGCTCGACGATACGGATGCCACCTTATATTCAAACAGGAGCATCTGTTGGCTGCATCTTGGTGACGGCGACGAGGCTCTTTCGGATGCCCAGGCCTGCACCAGGGTCTGGCCTGACTGGGAGAAAGGATACTACCGTCAGGGAATGGCCTTCCACTTGCTGGAG GATTACGTCAGTGCTTGTGCCGCGTTTAGCAAGGCATTGGAGCTTGATCCGGGGAATCCGATCATCATCAACGCCCTCCG GGATGTCTCGGGGCGAGTGGACCGTGTCGCAAGATCGCCGTGCTAG